ACGCCGTAAGCGCCACCGCCCCAAAGCCATTCGCACAACGCGCCAACATCGTGCGCCGCGTCATCGCCCCCGCCATGTATCTTCCACAATGCATACAAAATCGTCGTCGTTCTCGTTCTCGCTTCGTTGGTAGGGCTGGCTGTCCTCAGCCGGCCGCCGCCGAAGCATCTGCACTTGCTAATTGCATCAGCCCTTTATTACGACTACCGCTCAACTTCCCTCTCCTCTCAACGAGGAGAGGGACGGAGGGTGAGGAGTGAGCACGCCTATCGCTCTCACGCCATCACTTCCCCTGCATCTCCTTCCTCGGCACCGGAATACGCCCCCGCATACTCATCACCTCAGTCTTCAATTCACTCACCTTCACCAGATTACCCGTCCCCTTCTCAGCCTTGACTGTCGCCTTCCCCATCGCCTCCGGCAGATCCAATCCCACCGGCAAACCCGCATACCACATCCCCTGATGACTCTGCACCGGCAACCGTCCCCGCCCTGCATAACTGATCGTCATCACCTCCGCGAACGCCGTCTCCTTGCTGAACAAAATGATCGTCTCCCCTTCCAGGCCCGTCGTCAGATCACAATCACCAAATTCCTTGTTCGCCTGAAACCTCACCGTCTTGGTCTCATCCCCTTTCCAAGTCGCCAGAATCTTCCCGACGGCCACCACCTTGCCACTCTCATTCGTCGAAAGACTCTGCACCTTCACCATTCCGATAAACCCGCTATCCCGCACCAACTGTTCCAACGAAACATTGGCCACCTTGGCCTGAGCCGAATCTGTTGAAAGCAACAGACACAGAACCGCGAGCACCATGCTCACACTCTTCCAAGTCTTTCTTTCACCACTATTCATAGCCTCACCATCTCAGGTTAAAGTTTCCCGCGTTATCCTTATTCTCGCTATATCACGTACAACTAAACAAAATTCACCTTTCACACCCTCATCCAACCATCTTTCCTCTCACCCCGTTAGCCCTATATGCGCTATCTGCGCTACTTGGAGACAAAATCTCAAACTCTTCCATCCGTGTGATCCGTGTTCCATCCGTGGCTACCTATTTGATCATTTGTCATTGTGGCCTCCGGTGCAACCGGTTCCTTCGTCATTGGTCATTTTCTCAATTATTAAACACAAACTCCTTCACATTAAACACCACATGACACAGATCCGCCCACACCCGCACATCCTTCAATCCCGCCTCCCCGCTCACCCCATACTCACCCGCCTGCACCCGTAAAAACTCCATCGCTCTCTTCAATTCCTCAACCGTGGCCCCGCGCCCAAAAGCCCTCCGATAAATCTTCTCCACGCGCGCTTCCGCTGACATCTCTTCCTTCAACAACCGCTCCGCCCACACCTTCGCCTGCTGCACCACGAACGGATCATTCATCAAGATGAGCGCCTGCGCCGGTACATTGGAGACCGTTCTGCGCCCCACCGTCGTCGCCGCATTCGGCGCATCAAACGCCAGCATCATTGGTGACAGAAAATTCCGCCTCACCTCAGTGTAGATGCTCCGCCGCCCATCCCCATCCAACGGCCCGCTCTTGCCTGGCCGCCCTCGCCCATCCATGAACTCCGTCAAATGGATCGCCACCGATGGCCCGAACATTTTCCTATCCAGACTGCCCGACACCGCCAGCACCGCATCCCGGATCGCCTCGCCCTCCAACCGCTTCACGTTCATGCGATGCCACCACTCGTTGTTCGGATCTTTCGCCTCCGCCGCTGCATCATTCGGTTGGCTCGCCATCTGATACGTCCGCGAAAGAACGACCTGTTTGATCAATCGCTTCACCGACCAATCACCAGTCGTGCGAAAATCCTCAGCCAGCCAGTCCAGCAATTCCGGATGCGACGGCACCTGTCCCAGCACCCCGAAGTTATCCACCGTCGGCACGATTCCCCGCCCCATCAGATGATGCCACACCTTGTTCACCAACACCCGCGCCAGCAGCGGATTCCCCTGCGAAGTCCAGTCCTCCGCCAGTTGCATCCGCCCGCTACCTTCTTCATAAATCGCGCTCACCTCACCGCCCAAGGCCTCCAAGTTACGTCGCTTCACCACCTCACCCAAACGCCTTGGACTCCCGCGCAAAAATACCTTCTCATCATACGGCGTCCCCTCCGTCAAAGCTGGCACCGTCACCAGCTCCCGAATCCCCGCCTCCACCTTCGCATACTCCTCCAGCAATCCTTTCAACTCCGCATCATCCCGCTTGCCCAAGGTGATCAGTTGATTGCTGAGCAATTGGTTGATTCTCCGCTGCCCTTTCAGAAAAGTGGTCCTCCCTTCCAACCAGTGCATCACCAAGTCATTGATTTCCTTTGCTACCGTTTCCATACCATTCTCTTCCGTCCCCTTCACTTGCGGCATCGGCACAGGCGCATCCGCGCTATTGCTGAAGAAGACTTGCTCCACCGCAAACCAATCATTCACCTGCCCGCCACCCGCCGCCGAATCAGCCGGTGACCGGTCCACAAATTCCAAAAACGCTCGATGCCCCTTCCACATCCGCACATCCATGCGATACCACTTCGGCGCTTCACTATTCAGCGTCTGCCGCAGATTCCCATAGATCGGATTACGGATCAGCGTGAACCCATCCACCACCAAACTCACCCGACTACCCGTTCCCGCAATTAGCAAATGAATGAAATCCTTCTCAATCGTGAACGCAGGCGATTGCAATGTCCCCTCCAGCCGTGGCGACACCTGCCCACTCGCCAAGACACCGCGATCCTCCACATACTTCACCGGTTGCTCCACCGTCCCCACTCGGAAATTATCCTGAGCAGTCGCCCTGATCTCAAACGCAGCCCCATTGGCCGACCAGCCTGTCGGCACTTGGTTTCGCGCGAATGCGAACTGGACATCAACCGGAGGAATAATCCAAAGCGCTTTATCTACCTGCAACAAACTGCTGTGGTCACCAGGCAACTGAACTTTCTCCTTACCCGTTTGCACCGCGATCCACCGCTTCAAAACCTTCGCATCCAATCCCCGCGCCTTCGCCACCACTCCCACCAAATCCGCTTGCAACAACGGCTGATTGTCCGCTCCAAAAAATTCCGTGCGATCTGACATCACCACATGATCCAGCCCGATGTTTCCCCAACTCCCCTTCACATCATCCACTACTTCGATCCGCGCCGTCTTCCCTTGAAATTCACTCACCTCAAATTTCGCTGCGCTCATGCGATTACTTTCTTTGCCCGTCACACTGCGCACCACCTTGCCCTCCAAGATCAGATTCACACACGTCTTGCCCGCATGCGCCCCACCTCCGACGAGAAAGTGGATATGATTACGTGTGATCGTGAACTCCGGCCCTGTCAGTTTGCCCGTGAAACTATCACTCTGGATCACCTTCCCCTCCCGCCGCGCATTGTGTGAATTGATGAACCCCTTGCCCACCGCACCCACATCACCCTGATACGTACCGATTTCCTTTTGCGCCACCGGCCCTTCACCAAACGCATCCCCAATCACGACCCATTTCCCAAAACCGCTCCACTCAAAATCAGCCAACACTACATCACCTGACTCCTTCGCCTTAACATCTGCCGGAACTTTCCCGCTCAGCACTTCATTCACAGCCAATAAATACTCCTTCACCTTCCAATCCGCCGTCACCGTCGTCTCTTTCAGCCGTGCTTTGATCTGCTGCTTGATGCCCTGCAACCGTTTCGCCTGCTCCAGCGTCGTCGTCAATGGCTCCACTTCCGCCAGCCGATACCGCGAACTCTCGATGATGCCGTACAGCGAGTAATAATCCTCATCTGAGATCGCATCGAACTTGTGATCATGACACCGCGCACACGACACCGTCATGCCGAGGAACGTCTTGCTGATCACATCGATCTGGTTGTCGATCAGCTCCGCCTGATGCAGCCGCACATCTACCGGCGAATGCACTTGTTGCGAGAGCCAGAACGCCGTCGTGCCGATGACCGATTCATTGAACCCATCCGCCGGATTGATGCGCGGCTGCTTCAGCAGATCACCCGCCAGATGCTCCTTCACGAACTGGTTGTACGGCACATCCGCATTGAACGCCCGGATCACATAATCCCGATACCGCCACGCATTGTGGATGGGATAATCGAACTCATGCCCCATCGTCTCCGCATAACGCATCATGTCCAACCAGTGCCGCCCCCAGCGCTCCCCGAAGTGCGGTGATGCCAGTAACTCATCCACCAACTTCTCCACCGCCTTCGGTGATTTATGCGCCACAAACGCCTCCACTTGTTCCGGCGTAGGCGGCAATCCCAGCAGATCAAAATACAACCGCCGCACCAATGTGCGTTTCTCCGCCGCCGGTGCCGGCTTCAACCCCTCTGCCTCCAACTTCGCGAGAATCAATCGATCAATCGGCAACTGTCCCCACTGCGCATCCTTCACCGTCGGCAACGTCGGCTTCTTGATCGCTTGCCACGCCCAATGCGCTTGCTTCCGCGCCTCCAAGTCGAACACCTCCACCTTACCCGCCGCTTTCGGAGCTGCCTCCTGCGGCCATGGCAAACCGAGCCGCACCCACTGCTTCAGGTCCTCCACTTGCGCCGAAGTCAGCCGCGTCTTCGGCGGCATCTGCAGTTCGGGGTCCGAGTATTCCACCGCCTTGATCAGCAAACTCTTCTCCGGACTCTCCGGCACCACCACCTTTCCCGCATCCCCACCGTTTAAAACCGCCTCGCGCGAATCCAGATACAATCCGCCTTTCACCTTGGCTGCCGAAACGCTGTGACATTCAAAACAACTTTCTACCAGCACCGGACGCACCTTTTTCTCAAAGAAATCCAACTGCTCCGCCGTGAACTCCGCCGCCGATAACGAAAGCCCCGCACTCCATCCTGCAATGGAAAGACACATCACGAATTTCGTCCAAACTCTCATCGGGCTTTCACAAATCTTAAAACCTCTGCTTTACAGCAATCAAGGCCACACTCCGTTTTCTATCATTCTTTTCCAGTAGCCGTGGACATCAGTCCGCGCTAACCCATCTCTCGATGTTCGGAGTTCGATGTTGGATGTTCGATGTTTTCCTAATTCACATTTGCTCCTCTCGCCGCTCCTCGTCATCATTTCTCTATCCATGAACCGCCGCCAATTCCTACATCGCACCGCTGCTCTCACCGCCTTGGCCGCTCTTCCGAAACTCAATGCCGCTCCGCCCTCTCCCCCCGGCCCCCTCGTCGGCACTCAACTCTACGGCTGGGGCCAATATTACCAGCGCGATGGCAAGAAACCCGCCGAGCACACGGAGGAGATCCTCTCCGCTGTTCGTGATTGCGGCTATGATTACGCCGAGACTTCCCTTGATTCCGCACAACCCGAGAACAACCAAAAGCTCGCCGATCAGATGAAGGCCAAGGGCCTCAAACCCTTCTCCCTCTACACCAACGCCGTCGTGTACGAGGACGACAAGTGGGAAACCAACACGCAGAAACTAATCAAAGCCGCCCAAGCCGCTCGCGAAGCTGGCTTCACCTCACTCACCTGCGATCCCGGCTTAGGCAAAGACGAAAAGACCGAGGCTCAACTCAAGACTCAGGCAAAAGCGCTCGAACTCCTCGGCACAGAACTTCGCAAAGTCGGCATGAGCCTGGGCATCCATCATCACACGCCCGCAATGCGCAGTAGTGCCCGTGAGTATCACTCCAACTTCAAACTCACCGCGCCGAACAAAGTCGGCTTCTGTTACGATGTCCACTGGGTTTTCCGCGGCGGCGTGAAACCGGATGCCGCTCTGAAAGACTACGGCTCACGCATCGTCTCCTGGCACCTGCGCCAAAGCCGCGAAGCCATCTGGTGGGAAGACCTCGATTCCGGTGATCTCGACTATTCCGCCATCGCCGCTTACGCCAAGAAAAACAACCTCGCCCCCTTCTACACTGTCGAACTCGCGCTGGAAAACGGCACGAAAATAACCCGGTCCGTCGTGGCGAACCACCAACGGAGCCGGGCTTATGTGAAAACCATCTTTGGTTGCTGACCCTCAGGTCAACGCCATCAAAATATCTTAGTGATGCGAGTGACCGGAATCGTTATTCCCGCCTTCTTTCTCGCTGTCCGAGATGAAGCGGTGCACGCCGAACATATACGCGGTCACCAAGGCAAACGAAATCACCACGATCACAATGCATGTCAGACTGATCATCAGCATAATATAAGTTTTGTTATAAGGATTTTCCGCCGCCTGACAACCCTCTTTTTGCCACTTTAGAACCTTCCTTTTTCCAAGATGGACCTCGGGGGACGAAGGAGTGTTTGCAGATCAGCCTCGGTCAACTCTGTCTTCACTGAGAACTTGGCACTCACCTGCTCATTAGCTTTTTTCCCACTAACGCCACCAAATAAATTCCGCCCAACAAAACCACATCCGTCGGCCCCACCGGCAGATCCTTCACATACGCCAGCCAAAATCCGAGAAACGCCACCACGCCACCCAGGATGGACGACGCCACCGCGAACTGCTTCATGTTCTTCGCGAACGGATGCACAATGAGTGGCGGCAACAACAGAAACGCGAACGTGATCAACGGCCCCACCGTTAGCACCGCAATGGAGATCGTGAGCCCGATCAACAGATAGATCAGCACATCCCACAACAGCACATTCTTCTTCAGCGTGATCGCCATCTCACGATCAAACGACACCAACAAAAACTCGCGCCGGAAGAGATGCAGCACAAGCACCACCACAGCCATCACCGTCCCTGTCAGCCACAGATCCCCATTGCTCACAGCGATGATCTGCCCCTTGAATAACTCCAGCCATCCCTTCTCCGCCGAAGGACATTTTGAAAGCAGCAACAAACTCACCGCCAGAGATACCACATAGAGCGCCCCAATCTGTCCCTCCATCGAGCCACGACCTTTCCGCTCCATAAATGCCAACCCAAAGATCGCCGCCAACGAGAAAATGATGGAACCTAAAATCGCCGAAATCTTCTCCTCCTCCCCATGAGCACTCCCGAAATGCCCGAACCACACATGCAAGGAAAGCGCCAACGCCACACCTGTCGAAGATATTTGCGGCAACGCCACCCCGAGGAACACCAGTCGCCGCAACACCAGAAAAACACCCACCAGCGGACACGCCAGCCCCACCATCAAGCTCACGTAAACCGAATTACGCAGCAGGAAATTTGGATCCAGTATTTCGCGTAAGGCTTCCATGGCTTCAATGGCTACCTGCCAGCAATCCCATCATCCGCTCCGCGCTCAGCAAATCGTTCACCGGTCCGAAGTGCGCCTTCCCCTCCGCCAACCACACCACCTGCTGCGCCAGTTCCCTCACCACCGGCAAATCATGATTCACCATCAAGATCGTCATCCCACTTTGGCTCAACTTGCGAAGCAGCTCCACGATCGCCCGGCTCGCCGCCGCATCCACCCCCGCCGTCGGCTCATCCAGCACTAAAAGGTCCGGGTTCGTCGCCAACGCCCGAGCGATCAAGATACGCTGCTTCTGCCCGCCCGAGAGATGCGAGAACCGCTCATCACAAAACCCCAGCGCATCCACTTCCTTCAAGCACTCGTTCACCCGCTCCTTCTCCTGCCTCGGCACACCCTTACCTGCCGCCACTCGCGCCGAGACACCCATCTCCGCCACCTCACGCCCAGAAAAAAGATAGATCGGGTCCAGCGAATCCCGCTGCGGCACATACCCGATCACCGGCACCTTGCCCGCTTGCGCCTCCCAAGTGAATTTCCCGCCCAAAGCCGGAATGATCCCGAGAATCGTCTTCAATAAAGTAGATTTCCCCGCCCCATTACTCCCCAGAAGCCCAGTGAAACTCCCCTTGTTCAGCACGAACGAAACATCTGCCACAACGACACTCCGCCCATAACCAGCCGAGAGCCGGTCTAAAGTGAGCAAAGCATTCGCAGACATGTCCGAGCAGTATGGGAATGAAAGCGTAAGCGTCCAACCAAAAGAAAAACCACCCCTCGTAATCGTTCTCGTCCTCGATTCAATCCCCATCAGCCGCCCTCGGCTGCAACCTGTAGTGGGACAGGTGCCTCGCCTGTCCAGCCTCCCCATTCAATCATTCGACATTGCTCATTCCTTCGTCATTCAAGCTTGGTCATTCATCATTCCGTCCCCCATCTGTGTGATCCGTGTTCCATCTGTGGCTAAATAATCCCCTATCCCTTTAGCAATCTCTTCAACTCCCCCGCCGGATCATCCACCAGCTTCGCCGTCACCGCGAACCGCTTCACCTTTCTCGTCGGCAGCTTGAACTTCAGATCACGGAACACCCGCTCACACACCGTCATCAGCCCACGCGCACCCGTATTCTCCTCGGATGCTTTCAACGCCAGTCTGCGCAACCCGTCATCCTTAAACTCCACCTCGATGCCATAGGCCGCAAACGCCCGTTCGTATTGATGGATGAGACTGCTCTCGCTCTTCCGCAACACATCGAAAAGATCATCGCTATCCAGCCCATGGCACGCCACACGCACCGGCAAGCGTCCGATGAACTCCGGCTCCAAACCATAATGAACCAAGTCCGATGTCGCCGCCTGCGTGTAGAGATCATCCACACTCATCCGCGCCACTTTCGCCGGCTTCTCCGTCTGCATGAGGCGATGCTTGATAATCTGGTCCATCCCCGAAAAAGCTCCGCTCACGATGAACAGGATGTGCCGCGTATTGATCGTCTCTGCCTGCGGCACACCGCCACCACGCATCGCCTGCATGGCATTCTGAAGTTGCCCCGTCATGTCATTCGGCGACACCACCGGCACATCGCCATCCTCCATGAGCTTGAGCAGATTCGTCTGCACCCCGCGACCCGACACATCGCGTCCGCCGCTCTCGCCACGCGTCGCCAGCTTGTCCACCTCATCCAGATAGATGATGCCATGCTCCGCCTTCTTCACATCACCACCCACACGACGCAGAAGGTCGCGCACCAGATCATCCACATCCCCGCCCACATAACCCGTCTCGGAAAACTTCGTCGCATCCGCCTTCACGAACGGCACACCGATCAACTCCGCTGCTGAGCGGATCAGATGCGTCTTGCCCACCCCCGTTGGCCCCAAGAGCAACACGTTCTGCTTCTGATAAAACGGCGCGACATTCCCCTCCAACGTCATCCGCACATGCTGGAAATGATCGCACAACGCCACGCTCAAAACCTTCTTCGCCTCCGTCTGCCCGATGACGAACCGGTTCAGATGCTTCGCGATCTCATTCGGCTTGAGATTGAAACTGAACTCCGCCTTCGGTGCCGCTGCCGTCTCTGCGACACCATGCTTCGCCACCACCTCATGCTTGGTGCCACGCTTCCCTCGCACCCGTTTCGGAATCCCCGCCGTGATCGGCCCCAAAGCCTCCTGCTGCCCTGACTGAATATTCGCCATAAAATTTTCCTGATCCATCATCTCGTCGTCCACGAATGCTAGATTACGTCCGATTACATTACCCGCAAATATTTCACCAACCCTTCCCATCGTCCTCGATTCCCAGACAAACAAAAAAGGACGGCCCTCAATGGACCGCCCTTTTCTTAAACTCTTATCCCCCGCTTACGGCTTGTCATACTCCCCGATCGAACGGATCCAGATGTTCCGGAAGCGCATCGGGTTGTTATGATCCTGTAACTGGATGAACATCTCCGGCGCATGCGCCTTGTCATAGGTGCCGTTTCGTTTATGCGGCGTGTTCCCTTGATATTCCTTGCGATGATGCAGCACCACACCGTTATGGATCACCGTCACCGCCGCCTTCTTCTCGATCTTCCCGTCCTTGTCCCAGCGCGGCGATTCGAAAATGATGTCGTAGCTCTGCCACTCGCCTGGCGGCTTGCTCGCATTCACCAACGGGGGAGTCTGCCCATAAAGCGCGCCCGCCTGGCCATCCGGATACGTGGGGTTGTTGTAAGAATCCAACACCTGTATCTCGTACACACCATTCATCAATATCCCGCTGTTACCTCGGCCCTGGCTGTTGCCCTCCACCTTGGATGGCGTGGCGAACTCGATGTGCAATTGAAAATCCGCGAACTTCTCCTTCGTCTGGATGCTGCCGGACTTCGGCGCCACCTCCATGTAACCGTTTTCCACCTTCCACTTCGCCTCGCCACCATTGCCCGCCTGCCATTGCGACAGGTTCTTGCCGTCAAACAGCACCTTCGCATCCGTCGGTGCCGGAGCCAGATGGCTGAATGTCGCACCCGGCGTCACCACGCGCGGTTGCGCGCGCTCACCATCATGCACATGCCATTTTGTTCCCGGGATGATCGGCGTATCCTGATAACCGATGGGTGCTGCCGGCTTGGCCGGTACTGCAGGTTTCGTCACTTCCGCCGGTTTCACGGCATTGACCGGCTTCGCCGGTTTCGTTGCGCACGCGGTCATCGCTGCCGCCACTGCCAGGAGCAGAACAGATTTCTTCAACATACGTTTCGTCGTTAGTTAAAACAATTTGGGTGAGCGATTGTTTACTCCGTTCTCAGACGGCGCGCACGCAAAATCAATTCGGTCATTTCTCCGCCAGCTTGCCCGCCGTCGCGTAGATCTCCTGCGCCACGCTGGAGCCATCCGCGCCATCAAGGTTGAATTTCAGCTTGATCTGGTCCGCCGGCTTCATGTCCTTGATGGCCAGCACTACCGTTCTACCATCTGCTTGCAGCTTCGCGCCCGTGACCTCCAGCTTGTCATGCTTGCTCTGCTCAGGATTACTGACCGAAACCTCCGGCGAACCATACCCCCCCGTCCAGCGGTAGTTCCACCGCTCTACATTATAATTCTCCGCATCATTCGCAGACTTAGCATCCAAGGGCAGCGTGAACGTCACCGCGAGTCCTTCCGTCGTCACCTTGAACGCCACCGGCAACTGCACTGCCTTCCCCGTATAACGCACGCGATAAAACCCGCCATCCCGCGTCGCACTGCTCTGCCACCCCTTGAGGCCGCACAGGTAGAGCTGCCCATCCTTCGGATTGATGCGACCGCGCATGATGCCGCTGTTGAATTTCAACGGCAGTTGCACCATGGCCGCCTGCTTCGTCGTGTCCACATCGTTCAGCATCACTTCGAAGAGCGTGCACTTGCCATAGCTCATGAAGAGCAGTTTGTCCTTCAGAGGGCCGAACTTGTTTCCCGTCACCCACACCTGCCCGCCACTGGAATTATCCATGTTCATCGGCAACCACGCCACCGGATGATCATATCCTTCTGCCATCGGGGCGACCTTATCCCAAGCCTTGAAGCCCAAATCCTTTCGCACCTGCGGAATGCTCGGGTTCGCAATGAAGTTCGTTCCGTTACGTGTGAACTTCATTTCCTTCTGCGCCGCTGGCACCATGCCGTAAAATCCATCCTGCTTGATCCAGTTCAATTTGCTCGAGGGCATCCAGTGCCCCTGATTGTCGCTCACAGTGATCTCGTTGCGCGGTCCCACCGTCATGCCGTTCGGCGCGCGTAATCCCGTCGCGATGACCTCCAGCTTCGAGCCATCCTTCGAGACGCGGATCATGCAGCCCTGATGCGGCGATACCACCTCCGGTTCCCAGGGCGAACCTTTCGCGAAATAAAAATTCCGCTTCGAATCCGTATGCAGATCCAGGCAATACTCGTGGTAATTCGCCGTCACCACCGTGTCGTTGTTGAAGTTCTCATAAAAGTCCGCTTCGCCATCCTTGTTCAGATCGCGCAGACGCGTGATCTGGTCGCGGCCCAGCACGTACACCTGATCCTTCACGATCTTCAATCCCAACGGTTGGAACAATCCCGTGGCATAACGCTTCCATGTCAACTCCTCCATGTTGCCAGTGATGCCGGAGACCACCCACACATCTCCGTGGAATGTGCCGATCGCTGCGCGGCCATCGGAGAAGAAATCGAACCCACCGAAGAAATTCCTCACGTTGTAAGGATTCGTCGATGGCTCCGTGATCGTATCCACCACATACGCACCTTTGTCGTCTCCTTTTACGCCCTTGGTCTTGACCGTCTCCGTCCATGTGGCTGCTCCGCCTTTGATCAGATTGGGGATGTCAAAGCGCGTGGGCGGCAGCTTCGGTAACACCTCTGTATTTTTGTTGTCCTCCAGCTTTATCGTAGCGATCGCGATCCGCATCGGGCGATTCCCCGTCACCTTGCCCACCTTTAAGGCGACCAATCCATTCGTAGTACTCCATTCCACCCCCACCGCTCCGTCCGCCGTCAGCAGATGCTTCCGTTTCGTCTTTTCATCCGTCACGATCAAAGTCGTCCCCTTACGTTCCACCTTGGGATTTTCCACCGCCAGCAGATTGATGATCAGATTCCTCGCTGTCCTCGTAAACTGCAACGTCCGCGTGAAGATGTCGTAACCCTCTGATTGCGCGTAACCTGGCAATTCCAGCACTTCCATGTTTCCCACCGAATACTTGAATACCACCTCCCGCCCGTTCACATACATTCCTTTATAGTGCGCCCAGCTCTTGGGCAGCGGACCTTGCTGATTGGTGCGGGGATCACCGAATGTGCCTTTGCCATCCCACACTCCCGGCAAGGGTTTCATGGCAAACACCGCTTCCCCCTTCACCTGCGGCGGTGG
This genomic stretch from Verrucomicrobiia bacterium harbors:
- a CDS encoding DUF6797 domain-containing protein — translated: MRGPKSSGGDAIAMRGMVVTLGEKRDAFMCYDMDLMRVSLAWKGDFLEFGNTLTQIAWPPPPQVKGEAVFAMKPLPGVWDGKGTFGDPRTNQQGPLPKSWAHYKGMYVNGREVVFKYSVGNMEVLELPGYAQSEGYDIFTRTLQFTRTARNLIINLLAVENPKVERKGTTLIVTDEKTKRKHLLTADGAVGVEWSTTNGLVALKVGKVTGNRPMRIAIATIKLEDNKNTEVLPKLPPTRFDIPNLIKGGAATWTETVKTKGVKGDDKGAYVVDTITEPSTNPYNVRNFFGGFDFFSDGRAAIGTFHGDVWVVSGITGNMEELTWKRYATGLFQPLGLKIVKDQVYVLGRDQITRLRDLNKDGEADFYENFNNDTVVTANYHEYCLDLHTDSKRNFYFAKGSPWEPEVVSPHQGCMIRVSKDGSKLEVIATGLRAPNGMTVGPRNEITVSDNQGHWMPSSKLNWIKQDGFYGMVPAAQKEMKFTRNGTNFIANPSIPQVRKDLGFKAWDKVAPMAEGYDHPVAWLPMNMDNSSGGQVWVTGNKFGPLKDKLLFMSYGKCTLFEVMLNDVDTTKQAAMVQLPLKFNSGIMRGRINPKDGQLYLCGLKGWQSSATRDGGFYRVRYTGKAVQLPVAFKVTTEGLAVTFTLPLDAKSANDAENYNVERWNYRWTGGYGSPEVSVSNPEQSKHDKLEVTGAKLQADGRTVVLAIKDMKPADQIKLKFNLDGADGSSVAQEIYATAGKLAEK